The segment CAGGGCTTTCATCTTCGCCAACAATGATTACATCATGCTCCGATTCTAGTTTCAAAAGAATGATTACACACAGATATTCATTTTTTGGTTGATGTAATGATTACCAAATGAAAGTAAGCATACACAAAATTTACATATGACTGATAAAAACGAATTGTAAGATAATAAAGGAAAAAGGAATATACTTTGAGGAGGGAACTCGGGTCTAAACATGGGCTCTTCTGGAATTACAGTGTTGCGAAACATCTGCCAGTCATCATTCCAAAAATGTAAGAAGGACAAAAATGATAATAGTCAGtctgatgtaaaaaaaaaacggaCCTCGGTCATGCCATTAGTCTTCTTCAACGAGTCAACAATCGATGAGCCGATAAGTGGTGTTTCGAGAACGTTAACGAACAACTTGAACAAAAAACCAGTCAAATGAGGGGCTGCAAAAATTACAGAAAATCCCaatgtaagaaaaaaaagataaaaataattctaCAATCCAAATCCTGCTCCTGCATATTCATGTATATTGAGCTTATAGCTAACGTATAGAGTCAAAATCAGCAATGTATAATGAACGAACCTTTGATGTCTCCTTCTTTGTATTTGACAGCAGAGACATCAACCTCCTTCGCCGGTTGCATGACCTTATACTTACCCATCTACATGCAAAGAAATAAAGTCATCAATTTTGGAATAGACCACACGTCACTATTGTATATGTTAAACACTCAGAAAGATGTTCAAAAGAAAGAGACAAATCACaaacataaaattgaataaagTCAACTATCTCATAAGAATCCCAGATTCCACAATCAGAAAAAAACTGATGAAATTACCAAGAATCGATCCTAGTTCGAATCCAAGCAATCAGGTAGAACAAAAACCTCCACTAGTTGATTCACAAACGGAGAATTCAGATTGCGGAGTTACCTGTGACAGTGATTTAGGTGATAATGAAGCTTAACCAGCAACTTGGTTCGACGCAGATTTGAAGAAGCCGTGCGGATGAGCGGTGAAGTGGTTGGGAACTTTGAATGCTCTGCTCTCACTCACTTTATATCCGGACCCCGATTTGgtgttgttttgatttgaactTGCCTCGATTGTTGAACCATGATTCTCAAATTCACAAAACCATCCCCTTATCcttatacaaatattattttgaccccttcaaaaatagactactaaaaatgattttaaaatgtatttgcAGTTTGTGATGAATTATTGGTTCAGCTATGCTGAACTAAACAATAATTTGGCATAATCCCTtatagagtttaagatttatttattattagtaATTTGATTCGTTGACATTGGTTTGGCTAACTATAGTCAAAAGCCGGTCCTGAATTTTACGAGGTCTCAtgcaaaatttataattttagtatCTCTATTAaatcatttatgattttttttgtttattaataataattatacattttataaaaacatataactaaCTAGAGTAATTTACATATTACATAGTTTAATAAGCTTATTTATATGAAGATTTTAACCTTTATGtatgttataattttatatcaaatttaataaagtGGTTTTCTCTAATTTGTGGACCCTCCAAAATTGTGGGTTCCATTAGAGTGCATCACATATGAATGTGCTATTGACTATAGCAATTGAgcttgtaactttttttttacatttttagtaCATCTAATATGAAAACCAGAAGAAGGATTTTGATTCATTGAATTGAATAATAAAGATCTTTTACTTATGAATATTCAGAGGCATATTCAAGATATATAAGAATCAGATAATGTGTTTATCTAGTCTACTatctttttttattgaaaatataggCTCATTAAGTATACGAAATAGGCAGAACCAAACTCACTAataagtatatttaaaattcaaaaactgTATTTATCAACTCTATTTGTCATTATTAAACTTGCAAAGGTTGCTGAATTCTTCACATTTCAAGAAATCAGTGGATCTGTGTTATTGAATGGAGTAATGTTGCTGAGTGGAGCATCTTGTTCATCAATCGGGAAATTATAAAGTCTACTATATAAATAGTGAAGATTAAAATGTTTGGTCGAAATGAATTGGTTGTTTGACTAAAAGCATATTTTGCCATAATTTGGTTGGCTGATTTGATCAAACAAATAGTTATGGTTGTCTGGATGTATCAATTTAAACGAGACACTTGTATGAAAATATCAaacttaaaatatcaaaatcaatATCATATAAACATTATGTAACATTTGAATAGATAACAATTAATATACGTCTCGTATGTATGTTTTGTATTCAATTGtgatactaataatattatcaCGTCTCGCATATATGTTTTGTATTCAATTGTGAACATATAGTTCATAAAAAAGATTTATGCTAATccatatataaacattttttttttttttctatcatcATGATTACGTCTTAGGCATGCTAATGGAATACGTTTAAAATAAGTTAGAATAATTACAACAATTTAGTCACTTACAATAAGATGCAAGTTGGCAATAAACAATAGTAGAGTaataacaaaattgaaaaagtaaatataatgtTGCAATGCTAAATTGTCCTGTTTATTTGAGCAGATGTTAGTTTCCTCCCttcttataaattaaaatatttgatcatCCACGAAAATATGTAcaacacacaaaaagaaaatcttacaaccaaaacaaaacacacaatcttaaacaaaaataatccaGGCAAAGGTAAACTACAAcaatcttaatttaatttaagCTGCAAACGGGGATCACTCACAAGTCACAAAGTTAAACCTTAAAACAGGGTTAATCAGTTGAAAAAAGCCAATAAAAAGCCGTCATGTAAAAGGCCAATAAAAAGCTTGGCCTTCTTCAGAGTCGAAGTATCAAAACACTAGTTAACAAGACCCCACCAGAGagtgttcagaaaaaaaagtcATATTGATCCGTGAAAAGATTCAGGTAACGTCACAGACCCGTCACCCAATCTCATCACCGCCTGAAACTGAGAGAAAAAAATCAGACAAACCACGTGTAACAGAGCAATAAGTTAAcatacaaagaaagaaagaaaggttcTGTCAACTTAAAAACATTTTTCCACCACCGTTTCGCCTATCAATCACTCTTCTCCGATATGAATTAAAACACATCAAACACAGATTCCATAATCTCGCGAGAGTATGGACAAGTTCTCGTACAACTCGTATCCAGATTCGACCGACTCGTCTCCGAGATCTCGCGAGATCGACTTCGACAACCCGCCGCCATGGGACGATCAGAATCATCACAACCACCACCAGAGCTACAAGGTGAAGTTCATGTGCAGCTACAACGGCAAGATTCAGCCTCGTCCTCACGATAACCAGCTCACTTACGTGAACGGAGAAACCAAGATTCTCTCCGTAGATCGCGGGATCAGGTTCCCCGTCCTAGCTTCCAAACTCTCCGCCTTatgcggcggaggaggagacgTGCTGTTCAAGTATCAGCTTCCGGGAGAAGACCTAGACGCGTTGATCTCCGTTACCAACGAAGATGATCTCGAGCACATGATGCACGAGTACGATCGCTTGCTCCGTACGTCGTCGTCTAAGCCAGCGAGGATGCGTCTCTTCCTCTTCCCCTCTACTTCTTCCGGAGGGTTTGGATCGGAGGGTTCTGCTCAGTCGGATCGTGATCGCTTCGTCGAGGCGTTGAATACTACTACTGTTCGTAGCAGGCCTGAATCGGAGAAATCTGTAACCGCTCCGACGAATAATAACGCGGATTTTTTATTTGGATCGGAGAACACTGTgtcatctcctcctcctctgccgCCACCGCAACCACCGCATGAGGTGAAGTTACCGGTACAGGTGGCGGTTGAACCCCCTCTGTTCAATGATCCGCGGGTGATTCAACCGGAGTTTCAGAGGATGCAGGAGCAACAACAGAATAGAAGGAGGAGCGGTGACGACGCCGGAGGTTACTTCTCTCCGACGTACGCCGCTCAAAATCCAACTCAGCCGCCGCAGCAGCCGCCGACGATTCCTTTAACTAATCAACAAGCTCCTCTGTTCTGGCAAGGAAACAATAATAATCCAGGAGGCGTGTTTCCCACGACGACAACCGCGCCGGGACTGGGGTTACCGGAGCAGCCGGTGTACATGATTCCATCTCCAACTCCAACTCCACATCCGGGAAGTGTGTACCACGcgccgcaaccgcaaccgcaaggCGCTATGAGAACAGGACAAGTAAACCAAGGCGTTATGAGACCAGTAGTTACAGGACAAGTAAACCAAGGCGGCTACTATACTTACAGGGAGCAGCACCAACCTGCGTACAACGTAGCTCAGCCACCTGTAGGAGTAGCAAAGGCACAGCACCAGCAACAACAACCTCCTGCTCCTCCTCAACAGCAATACTCAGCTGTTCCGCCGCCTCAGCAAGTCGTGGGATTAGCAGATACAAGGGGGTATACTCAGGTGACTTACGCGGGAGGAATGGGGAAACAAGTGTACTACACCGAGGCACCACCACCTCCACAGCCACAGTACCATGGAATTGGTTTAACTGTGACCGGTGGTATGAGTGAATTGAGAACCGGACCGGACGGGAAGCTTGTTGCTATGAACATGGCACCAAAGGTTTCATCACATAATTCAGATTCGGCTGTGTAATGatgaggtatatatatatattgttaaaagcACTACAAATGATGATCATCATCATATATAATGTAATTGAGATTACTCTCGTATTTGAATGTCtcataaataatgttttttccCCTTGCATCTACTTCCTTTATGATGTTATAAACTTATGCTGTTCTTCTTGATTCTGCAATTTCtattacatttttttgtcaTTGTTTTCATGAACCATGTCTTTTTCGAGCTTTGCGCGCCTTTacaccttt is part of the Raphanus sativus cultivar WK10039 chromosome 5, ASM80110v3, whole genome shotgun sequence genome and harbors:
- the LOC108805358 gene encoding leucine-rich repeat extensin-like protein 2; protein product: MDKFSYNSYPDSTDSSPRSREIDFDNPPPWDDQNHHNHHQSYKVKFMCSYNGKIQPRPHDNQLTYVNGETKILSVDRGIRFPVLASKLSALCGGGGDVLFKYQLPGEDLDALISVTNEDDLEHMMHEYDRLLRTSSSKPARMRLFLFPSTSSGGFGSEGSAQSDRDRFVEALNTTTVRSRPESEKSVTAPTNNNADFLFGSENTVSSPPPLPPPQPPHEVKLPVQVAVEPPLFNDPRVIQPEFQRMQEQQQNRRRSGDDAGGYFSPTYAAQNPTQPPQQPPTIPLTNQQAPLFWQGNNNNPGGVFPTTTTAPGLGLPEQPVYMIPSPTPTPHPGSVYHAPQPQPQGAMRTGQVNQGVMRPVVTGQVNQGGYYTYREQHQPAYNVAQPPVGVAKAQHQQQQPPAPPQQQYSAVPPPQQVVGLADTRGYTQVTYAGGMGKQVYYTEAPPPPQPQYHGIGLTVTGGMSELRTGPDGKLVAMNMAPKVSSHNSDSAV